CCTAGCCACGGGTCCAAAGATGCGTGTTCCAATGGGTTCCTTGGCTGGGTTGATGAGAACAGCGGAATTATCGTCGAACTTGATGTAGGAGCCATCAGGGCGACGCACCTCTTTTTTGGTGCGAACGACTACCGCTTTGAGCACATCGCCTTTCTTAACCTTGGCATTGGGGATGGCTTCCTGCACAGAAACCACGATAATGTCGCCGACTGTAGCGTAGCGTTTCCGGGTGCCGCCGAGTACCTTAATGCAGTAAAGGCGTTTAGCGCCGGAATTATCCGCGGCGTTGAGCTGAGTTTCCGTCTGAATCATGGTTTACTCCGTTTTTGCATTGCTGTCCAGAACAACCCCGCTTTCATAGGGGTCAAAGATGCAACGCAGGGCTATATGGCCGCTTTTTCCAAGACCTTGACGACCACCCATCGCTTGTCCTTGCTGAGCGGGCGGCTCTCCTCGATGAGAACACGATCGCCTATCTGACATGCATTGAGTGCATCATGGGCTTTGAACTTGTTTTGGCGGCGAATAAATTTACGATACTTTTGGTGATGCACAAGACGGGCAACTGATACCACAACAGTTTTGTCCATTTTATTGCTTGTCACCACGCCGACGCGTGTCTTTCTCGCTGACTTCTGCTCTTCCATAAGTCGTACCCTCATGCCGCAGTTTTATGTTCCATCTCACGCAAGACCGTCAGGATCTGAGCAATATTCCTTCGTGTCTTGGGGAGTTGAGCGGTGTTTTCCAGCTGTCCGGTGACATGCTGAAATTTAAGATTGAAAAGAGCTTCGCGAAGCTCGGCGAGCTTCTGAAGAAGTTCGTCTTTTGTCATATCACGTAAAGAACTGGCTTTCATAGGATATCCTGTCTTGATACGAAACGCAGAGGAATAGGAAGCTTGTGAGACGCCAGGCTCAGAGCTTCCCGGGCGACAGATTCAGGAACTCCCTTGATTTCGTAAAGGATGCGGCCCGGCTTGATAACGGCCACCCAACCTTCCGGAGATCCTTTTCCTTTACCCATACGTGTTTCCGCAGGCTTCTTCGTAAAGGGTTTGTCCGGAAAAATGCGAATCCAGACTTTCCCACCGCGCTTGACGTGGCGCGTAATGGCGATACGTGCGGCCTCAATCTGTCGCGAAGTGAGATAACCACAGCCGAGCGCCTTGAGGCCAAAATCGCCGAAGCTGATATCGCTTCCGCGAAAGGCGGTGCCTTTCATGCGGCCTTTTTGTTGTTTACGAAATTTAACTCTTTTAGGTGCTAACATCAGAATTACTCCTGTTCTTCACCGTTCGGACGCTGTAGCTAAAGAGCGCATGGCCGATAGCTCATGGCTCATGGCTGATAGTCGCTGACGCCGGTTTCTTCCTGAGTAGCTCACGCCTATTCCTCATGAACTACAAGCTATGAGCTATGAGCTATCCCGCCTAGGGAGGCGTGATCAGGGGAGAACCTCGCCCTTAAAAATCCAAACTTTGACTCCAATAATGCCATAGGTCGTCTTGGCGAGGGCGGTGCCATAGTCGATATCTGCCCTGAGAGTATGAAGAGGCACCCTGCCTTCGCGGTACCATTCACGTCGAGCCATTTCGGCGCCACCCAGCCTCCCGGAGGATGCAACCCGGACACCCTTGGCTCCAAACTTGAGAGCGGATGTCACTGCACGCTTCATTGCCCGGCGAAAAGCGACGCGGCGAACAAGTTGAAGAGCGATGTTTTCCCCCACCAGCGTGCTGTCCAGTTCCGGCCGACGGACCTCCTGGATGTCGATGAGGATCTCTCTTTTGAATTTTTTCTCGAGATCTTTGCGAAGTGCTTCAATCTCGGAGCCTTTCTTCCCGATGACGATGCCGGGGCGCGCCGTAAAAATACGGATCTTTACCTTATTGGCTGCGCGTTCGATTTCCACCTTAGCGATGCCGGCGTGGAAGAGACGCCCCTTGATATAATCACGGATCTTACGATCTTCGTAAACTAGCTTGGCATAGTCTTTGGTCGCAAACCATTTCGAATCCCAAGTCTTAATAACGCCCAGACGAAATCCCGTCGGATGTACCTTTTGTCCCAAACTTCACCTCCGCACCTTACGGCAGGCACCTTCCCTGAGCCCGATTCGGCAAAAAAGGAAGCGCCCAGTCACCTGATCTATTGGTATGTTTAAGATTTCTCATGCTGCAACGGATACTGGTGCAGACAAACGACCCTATTTTTCAGACAAAACCACGGTAATGTGGCTGCTGCCTTTGAGGATCCTGGTTGCACGCCCCATGGCCCGAGGCCTGAAACGCTTCAAACGCGGCCCCTCATCAATATAAATGCTCTTCACAAAAAGGTTGTCGATGTCCATGGTCTGAGTGTTTTCAGCATTGGCGACTGCAGATCGTAAAGTCTTATTGATAAGACGGCCACTCTTTTTCGGCGTGTACTTGAGAATCGTCAAGGCTTCCCCCACTTTTTTGCCGCGCACCAAGTTTGCCACCAGGCGCGCTTTGTGGGGAGAAATGCGCAGGTATTTGCTAACGGCTCTCACTTCCATTACTTCTTCCCTTTCACTTTAGACTTCTTGTCACCAGCATGGCCGTAGAAGGTCCTGGTAGGAGCGAATTCTCCAAGTTTGTGACCCACCATATTTTCTGAAATGAAAACAGGAATAAATTTCTTGCCGTTGTGGACGGCAAGGGTGATGCCGACAAACTCGGGTAGGATGGTGGATCTCCTCGACCAAGTCTTGATGACCTTACGATCACCCGTATCCTTGGCCTTAGAAACTTTGTCGAACAAATGACCATCAACAAATGGTCCCTTTTTTAAAGAGCGAGGCATCTTTTACTCCTTAGAAGCTCATGGCTCATAGCGCATGGTTCAGATTTTTCGGCTTAGGGGTCATAGCGTTCGGTTTACGAAGTGCTCTTCGTTGTATCCTTTTGTGAGCCATCAGCTATGAGCTATGAGCCATCAGCCACTGCCGACTACTTACGGCGATGTACAATGAGTTTGTCGCTGTGTTTGGATTTCCTTGTACGGTAGCCCTTTGTGGGAATACCCCAAGGGGTACAGGGATGTCGACCACCGGAGCTTCTTCCCTCACCGCCACCCATGGGATGGTCCACCGGGTTCATGGCGACGCCGCGGACATGGGGCCTCTTGCCCTGCCAACGCTTCCGACCGGCTTTGCCAAGAGAGAGGTTCTCATGGTCGATGTTCCCCACCTGACCGATCGAGGCTTTGCATTCCAGGGGCACCATGCGCATCTCACTGGAGGGGAGGCGCAAAATTGCGTTCTTGCCCTCCTTGGCAATGAGCTGCGTACTGGAACCTGCAGAACGTGCAAGCTGTCCGCCCTTGCCGGGTCTGAGCTCGATATTGTGCAAGATAGTGCCGAGCGGAATATTTGCAAGGCGCAAGCAGTTGCCGGGCTTGATATCGGCTTCGGGACCTGCAAGTACGGTGTCGCCCACAGTCAGCCCAACGGGTGCCAGAATATAGCGTTTCTCACCATCTGCATAGTGAAGGAGCGCAATATTGGCGGACCGGTTGGGATCGTACTCTATGCTAGCGACTTTAGCGGGAATATTTTCTTTGTTCCGTTTGAAGTCGATGATTCGATATTGACGCTTGTGCCCACCACCCCGATGCCATGCCGTAACCCGACCCGTATTGTTGCGGCCGCCACTTTTCTTGAGGGGCTGCAACAGGCTCTTTTCCGGTTGGGTGCAAGTGATTTCATCAAACGTGGCATGTGTCTGAAACCGACGGCCAGGGGAGGTCGGATTCACTTTTCTAATGCCCATGGATAACCCTCTCTAACTTAGACGCCTTCGAAGAATTCAACGCGTTGGCCAGCCTTGATGGTGACCAGGGCCTTCTTCCAGTCAGGACGTTTGGTGAAGAAGCGACCTACACGCTTCTTTTTGCCTTTCATAGTGATGGTGGTGACATCCAGCACATTCACCTTGAAGATCTGTTCAACGGCTTCCTTGATTTCGATCTTATTGGCGCGGCGATCGACTTCGAAATAAAGCTTGTTGCGATCCTCTTTCTCAATGGTACTCTTCTCAGTGACCAGAGGCCGTTTGAGAATCTGATATGATTTATGGTTCATGATCCTAAGGACTCCTCTATTCTCCCAACTGTTTCCTGGGTAAGGAGAACGTTGTGGTAATTGAGCAAGTCGTAAACATTCAACCCTTCAGATCGCAAAACCTTGACATTGGGAATATTGCGTGCTGATCTTTCAACGGTATCGTCCGGTTGAGCGATCACCACGAGCGTCTTGCGAAGCTGGAAGCGGTCGAGGATGGCAGCAAAATCCTTGGTTTTGATACGCTCCAGCTGGAGCTGGTCGAGTACCGTCAGTTCCTGATCGATGAGCTTCTGTGAAAGGGCCATCTTGACGGCGAGCTTACGCACCTTTTTGGGAACCTTCATGTCATAGGAACGCGGTTGAGGTCCGTGAATGGTTCCACCGCCGCGCCAAACCGGGGATCGGCTGGTCCCCGCCCGCGCCCGTCCGGTGCCTTTCTGGCGCCAGGGCTTTTTGCCGCCCCCTGCCACTTCACTGCGTCCTTTGACTTTTGCTGTTCCCGCGCGACGCTTTGCAAGTTGATAAAGCACCACCTCATGCATGACATGGGGCTTCACCGTGACGCCAAAAACGGTGTCATCCAGCTCAAGCTGTCCTACTACATCACGATTGGTATTGTAAACATCCACAGTTGGCATGGTGATCCTCAAATTCTCCCGGGTCCCTTACGTGGTCGTTGCATCAGACCCGGTTGGTTTTCCGGATAAATACGATTCCATTTCTGGCGCCCGGAATTGCCCCTTTAACCAAAAGCAAATTGTCTTCAGGGCGTACGTCTATGATCTTAAGGCCCATGGTGGTAACGCGCTTGTTGCCCTTTTGGCCGGGCATCTTTTTCCCCTTGATGACTCGACCGGGGAAAGTGGCGTTACCCGTTGAACCGGGCTCCCTAACATTCTTGGAACCATGGCCGTCTGGACCCCTTTGAAAACCCCAGCGCTTGATGGTCCCGGCATAACCTTTGCCCTTGCTGGTGCCGATCACGTCAATACGTTCACCGATCTGAAAATTCTCAACGGTAACGTCTTGACCCAATTCGTATTGGCTCACATCGTCCATGCGGACTTCACGAAGGACCTTGAAATAGCCTTTGCCGACCTTATCAAGGTGTCCCTTCAAGGGCTTGTTGATATTTTTGGGTTTACAGGTTTCGAACGCAATTTGCAGCGCTGAGTAGCCGTCCCTCTCCACCGTCTTGATCTGGGAGATGGTGCAGGGACCGACCTGCACCAGAGTAACGGGAACGTTCGTGCCGTCCTCGGTGAAAACCTGGGTCATTTCCAATTTGCGTCCAATTATAGCTTTGATCATGGTGGCCTGCTCTCTTTCGGTATAACCGCCCGCTTGAAGTACTAGAGCTTGATCTCTACGTCGACTCCCGCAGAAAGATCCAGTTTCATGAGCGAATCTACGGTCTGCTGTGTCGGTTCCAAGATGTCGATGAGTCGTTTATGGACGCGAATTTCGAATTGCTCACGCGACTTTTTGTCCACGTGTGGAGATCGCAGGACCGTGTACTTGTGAATCTTCGTTGGAAGGGGAATGGGTCCCGCCACCCGCGCGCCAGTCTTCTTGGCCGTCATGACGATTTCATTCGTTGACTGGTCAAGTAACTTGTGATCGTATGCCTTCAAGCGGATGCGAATTCTTTGATTCGTCATCATAATTTGTCGTTCCTATGTAAATTGAGCGACCGGAGCGCTCAGTGACGCCCCGGCCGATATGCCACGTTGGACAATTACTCGATGATTTCAGTGATGACGCCAGCGCCCACAGTACGTCCGCCTTCGCGAATGGCGAAACGGAGTTCCTTTTCGAGGGCAACGGGAGTGATCAGTGCGACTTCCGTGCTGATGTTGTCACCGGGCATAACCATTTCAACGCCTTCGGGAAGGGTCATGATGCCGGTCACGTCAGTGGTGCGAAAATAGAACTGAGGCCGGTAGCCTGGGAAGAAGGGGGTATGGCGCCCACCTTCTTCCTTTTTGAGTACGTAGACCTCGGCTTTGAATTTGGTGTGTGGCGTGATGCTGCCGGGCTTGGCCACTACCTGGCCGCGCTCCACTTCGTCGCGCTTGGTGCCGCGCATGAGCACACCGATATTGTCACCCGCCTGACCCATGTCGAGGGTCTTGCGGAACATTTCCACGCCGGTGCACACCGTTTTGAAAGTGGGTTTGAATCCTACGATTTCCACTTCCTCACCCACCTTGATGACCCCGCGTTCCACACGGCCGGTCACAACGGTGCCGCGGCCGCTGATGGAGAAGACGTCTTCGATGGGCATGAGGAAAGGCTTGTCCACGTCGCGCACCGGGTCGGGGATGTAGGCGTCGATGGCATCCATGAGGTCGAAGATGCACTTTGCATTGGGATCGTCTGGGCTTTCGGCTTCCAGGGCCTTCAGGGCCGAACCCGGGATGATGGGAATATCGTCGCCCGGGAACCCGTACTTGCTCAGGAGTTCACGGAGCTCGAGTTCCACGAGTTCGATCAGTTCGGGATCGTCCACCATATCCACCTTGTTCAGGAAGACGACGATGTAGGGAACGCCGACCTGACGGGAAAGCAAGATGTGCTCCCGTGTCTGAGGCATGGGACCGTCATCTGCCGCCACGACGAGAATGGCGCCGTCCATTTGAGCGGCTCCGGTGATCATGTTCTTGATATAGTCCGCGTGGCCCGGGCAGTCCACATGGGCGTAGTGCCGTTTGTCCGTTTCATATTCCACGTGCGCGGTAGCGATGGTGATACCGCGTTCACGTTCCTCGGGCGCCTTGTCGATCTGATCGAACGGAACGAAATCCGCCTTGCCGCGCTTGGCCAACTGCTTGGTGATCGCAGCCGTCAAGGTCGTTTTGCCATGGTCGATGTGTCCAATCGTCCCCACATTCACGTGCGGCTTGGTCCGCTCAAACTTCTTCTTCGCCATCGTACTTCCTCCTTGCCGATATTGTCAAAACCGTGCTTCGTAGATCCAGCATTTCAACCAGTTGTATATGGTGCTGACCTTTCCCAGTTGCCTCTTGCGTTATTCGTGCTTGCACACAAGGTCATTGTGCGGAGCACAGCTAAGAAGCCAGTATATCTTTCCGCTTCGCTGAACTCGCAATGAACCGTTCCTGCAGGTGGCCAGATCCGATTTCAGGTAGGTTACCACCTATAGTGAGCAAAGGCCTTGTTCGCTTCTGCCATGCGATGCGTGTCTTCCCGTTTTTTGACCGATCCACCCCGACCCTGTGCTGCGTCCTGCAATTCACCGGCAAGCCTTTGGACCATCGTCTTTTCCGAGCGCTGATTGGCGTAGTTGATGATCCAGCGCATGGCCAAAGCGTCTCTTCTTTCATGACGCACTTCCACGGGAACCTGGTATGTGGCGCCACCCACACGTCTGGACTTGACCTCGATAATGGGCCGGACATTGTCCAGGGCTTTGTTGAACAGCTCCAGAGGATCCTGCTTGGACCTTTGCTCGATCAGATCGAGCGCTCCATAGAAAATGTTTTCAGCAACACTCTTCTTGCCCTTGAGCATCACATTGTTGATAAACTTTGCCGCCAGCTTGCTATTGTATTTTGGGTCCGGCAAGACATAACGTTTTGGAACTTCTCTTCTTCTTGGCATCCGCTTCCTCGACCGTCTAATTAATCAGGAGAAAAGAGAGGCCATGACGGGTGTGTACGAGTCATGGCCCCCAAAGATAACCTATGCTTCACTATTTTGGTTTCTTGGCGCCGTACTTGGAACGTCCCTGCTTTCGATTCGCCACTCCGAGAGCATCCAGGGTGCCACGAATAATATGATAACGCACACCGGGCAAGTCCTTCACACGACCCCCTCGAATCAGTACAACGGAGTGTTCCTGCAAATTATGCCCGATGCCGGGGATGTATGAGGTTACCTCGATGCCGTTTGTCAATCGAACACGGGCGATTTTTCGCAATGCCGAATTCGGCTTTTTGGGAGTAGTGGTGTAAACGCGTACACATACTCCACGCTTCTGGGGACAGTTCTGAAGAGCCGGTGTAGTGGACTTCTTCTTGATCTCTTCTCTGCCTTTTCGCACCAACTGGTTGATAGTGGGCATTTCTCTTTTACTCCGCTTTGTTCGGAAATCTCTTGTAAAAGGCCAAGACTCTTGGCTTCCAAATCTCCTCTATTTACAAAATGGGGACCTTCTATGTCAAGCCCTTTTGTGGGCTGATCATCTATTCCTGCATGACAATCTTCATAAATGAGATTCCTTTACGCCCCAACCGCCGACGATTCACTCGTTTCGCGGCAGGGGTGGATGTTCTCACAGTGCAATCTCACCCGGATCCGAATGCATGCAAAATGTCCGGGAACTTGGGGCAGGCACTACTTGCGCACTTCGCGGTAGGCTCTCATTCCCGTGCCGGCCGGAATGAGGCGTCCCATGATGACATTTTCTTTGAGCCCGAGCAGATAGTCCACCTTGCCGGCCGTTGCGGCATCCGTCAATACCTTGGTCGTTTCCTGAAACGATGCCGCGGAAATGAAACTTTGAGTGCTTAAAGATGCCTTGGTGATTCCCAGGAGAAGAGGTTCGGCCGCTGCGGGACGTTTCTCCTCGGCAATGAGTGCACTGTTGACTTCCTCAAAGAGCTGCTTTTCGACATGTTCGCCTTCGAGGAATTCGGAATCACCGCGATCCGTAATGCGAACCCGTTTCAACATCTGGCGGACGATGACTTCAATGTGCTTGTCGTTGATCTTTACACCCTGAAGTCGGTATACCTGCTGCACTTCATCCACCAGGTATTTTGCAACTTCCTTTTCACCGAGAACACTCAGAATATCGTGCGGATTGGGAGATCCGTCCATGAGAGGTTCACCCGCCCGCACATAATCGCCCTCGTGGACGCTGATGTGTTTCCCTTTGGGAATCAGGTAATCTCTCGGATCGCCCACGTCCGGAGTGACGGTGACCTTCCGCTTGCCTTTGGTGTCTTTTCCGAAACTGATGACACCGTCGATTTCTGTGATGACCGCATTCTCTTTCGGTTTTCGTACTTCGAAGAGTTCCGCTACGCGCGGAAGACCACCGGTGATGTCCTTGGTCTTGGTCGTCTCCCGTGGAATACGAGCGAGTACGTCTCCAGGGAAAATCTCATCGCCTTCGTTGACCATGAGAATGGCTCCGAGTGGCATGAAATAACGGGCATACCCGCCTTCGCCCACACGGGCTGTCTTGCCCTTCTCGTCTTTGATGGAGATACGGGGTCTTACGTCCGTATCCCTGTATTCCACAACGACTTTGCTCGATTTGCCGGTAACCGGGTCGAGCTTTTCCTGCATGGTCTGGCCTTCGACAATGTCGCCAAACTTCACCGTTCCGGCAACGTCCGTCAAAATGGGAGTGGTGAACGGGTCCCATTCGGCCAGAAGACTGCCGCTTTCCGTCGTCTGGCCGTCCTGTACCTTGAGCTTTGCGCCGTAATTAATGACGTAGCGTTCACGCTCACGACCGGACTCACTCATAATGACGATTTCACCGTTGCGGTTCATGGCGACGAGGTCCCCTTCACGGTTGCGAACGGTATTGAGGTTCAGAAACCGAACCGTTCCGGGGTAGCGATTGGTGATGGAAGTCCGTTCAATGCTTTTGCTCGCCGTCCCACCGATGTGGAAGGTGCGCATGGTGAGCTGCGTTCCCGGTTCGCCGATAGATTGAGCGGCAATGATGCCCACTGCTTCGCCGATCTGTGCAAGTTTGCCCTGGGCGAGATCACGTCCGTAGCACATGGCGCAGATGCCGCGTTCACTTCTGCAGGTAAGGGCTGAGCGGATGGGAACCTTTTCCACCCCGGCGTCTTCGATGATCTGCACTTTGCGTTCGTCGATTTCCACGCCGGCCTCGACCAAAACCTCCCCCGTAACCGGGTCGACGACATCTTCCTGCGTCACCCTGCCGAGAATACGGTCGCCAAGGCGTTGTATGACCTCTCCCGCTTCCAGGAGCGCTTCCACTTCGATGCCGTCCATGGTTCCGCAGTCGTGTTCGGACACGATGACATCCTGGGATACATCCACCAGTCGGCGGGTGAGGTATCCCGAGTTCGCCGTCTTAAGGGCCGTATCCGCGAGACCCTTCCGTGCTCCGTGGGTCGAAATGAAGTATTGAAGCACCGTAAGGCCTTCCCGGAAATTGGCCGTGATCGGGGTTTCTATGATTTCACCGGAAGGCTTGGCCATGAGACCTCGCATTCCGGCCAGCTGCCTCATCTGGTCCTTACTTCCTCGAGCGCCCGAGTCCGCCATCATGTAGATGGAATTGAAGGCCTCGATCTGCTTTGTCTTTCCCTCGGTGTCTTTGACGTCTTCGGTGGCGATTTCCTTCATCATTTCGGCCGCAACATCTTCCGTGGCCTTTGCCCAGATATCGACCGCCTTGTTGTATTTTTCACCCTCGGTGATAAGGCCTTCGTTGTACTGCCGGTCGATCTCTTTCACCAGTTCAAAGGCCTGGTCCAGAATCTCGGATTTGCGACCGGGAATGGTCATATCCTTGATGGAAATGGATATGCCGGAGCGCGTTGCAAAGGCATACCCCAGGTCCTTGAGCCGGTCGGCCAGAATCACCGTGGCCTTGACTCCCGCCGTGCGATAGCACATATCGATGAGCTGAGCGAGAACCTTCTTGTTCATGACTCGGTTGACAGCGGAAAAGGGAATCCCCTCCGGCAGTATTTCGGAGAGAATAACGCGCCCTACCGTCGTCTGCACACGTTCCTTGCCTATGCGGACATGAACCCTCGCGTGGAGGTCGGCTTCTCCGGCGTCGAAAGCGCAGCGCACTTCTTCCCGGCTGGAAAAAATACGATTTTCGCCTTTGGCAAAGGGCTTTTCGCGCGTCATGTAATAGATACCGAGCACAATATCCTGGGAAGGCACAATGATAGGGTCCCCATGTGCCGGGCTGAGGATATTGTTGGTGGACATCATCAAGATGCGCGCTTCCGCCTGC
This region of Desulforhabdus amnigena genomic DNA includes:
- the rpsC gene encoding 30S ribosomal protein S3 produces the protein MGQKVHPTGFRLGVIKTWDSKWFATKDYAKLVYEDRKIRDYIKGRLFHAGIAKVEIERAANKVKIRIFTARPGIVIGKKGSEIEALRKDLEKKFKREILIDIQEVRRPELDSTLVGENIALQLVRRVAFRRAMKRAVTSALKFGAKGVRVASSGRLGGAEMARREWYREGRVPLHTLRADIDYGTALAKTTYGIIGVKVWIFKGEVLP
- the rplD gene encoding 50S ribosomal protein L4; this encodes MPTVDVYNTNRDVVGQLELDDTVFGVTVKPHVMHEVVLYQLAKRRAGTAKVKGRSEVAGGGKKPWRQKGTGRARAGTSRSPVWRGGGTIHGPQPRSYDMKVPKKVRKLAVKMALSQKLIDQELTVLDQLQLERIKTKDFAAILDRFQLRKTLVVIAQPDDTVERSARNIPNVKVLRSEGLNVYDLLNYHNVLLTQETVGRIEESLGS
- the rplV gene encoding 50S ribosomal protein L22; amino-acid sequence: MEVRAVSKYLRISPHKARLVANLVRGKKVGEALTILKYTPKKSGRLINKTLRSAVANAENTQTMDIDNLFVKSIYIDEGPRLKRFRPRAMGRATRILKGSSHITVVLSEK
- the rpsQ gene encoding 30S ribosomal protein S17, which codes for MEEQKSARKTRVGVVTSNKMDKTVVVSVARLVHHQKYRKFIRRQNKFKAHDALNACQIGDRVLIEESRPLSKDKRWVVVKVLEKAAI
- the rpmC gene encoding 50S ribosomal protein L29, translated to MKASSLRDMTKDELLQKLAELREALFNLKFQHVTGQLENTAQLPKTRRNIAQILTVLREMEHKTAA
- the rplC gene encoding 50S ribosomal protein L3 — its product is MIKAIIGRKLEMTQVFTEDGTNVPVTLVQVGPCTISQIKTVERDGYSALQIAFETCKPKNINKPLKGHLDKVGKGYFKVLREVRMDDVSQYELGQDVTVENFQIGERIDVIGTSKGKGYAGTIKRWGFQRGPDGHGSKNVREPGSTGNATFPGRVIKGKKMPGQKGNKRVTTMGLKIIDVRPEDNLLLVKGAIPGARNGIVFIRKTNRV
- the rpoC gene encoding DNA-directed RNA polymerase subunit beta', which produces MKELYSLFMKPKDPVQFNAVKIMISSPERIREWSYGEVKKPETINYRTFKPERDGLFCARIFGPIKDYECNCGKYKRMKHRGVVCEKCGVEVIQSKVRRERMGHIELAAPVAHIWFLRSLPSKIGNLLDLTLRELEKVLYFDSYIVLDPGETPLNRGELLTEEKYRQTVQEYGSGFIAGIGAEAIKQLLMNLDLETLAMELREDMSKTNSMAKRKKLAKRLKIIDAFRESENRPEWMIMDVVPVLPPDLRPLVPLDGGRFATSDLNDLYRRVINRNNRLKRLQELNAPDIIIRNEKRMLQEAVDVLFDNGRRGKTITGASKRPLKSLSDMLKGKQGRFRQNLLGKRVDYSGRTVIVVGPNLRLHQCGLPKKMALELFKPFIYNKLEEKGYVTTIKAAKKMVERETPEVWDTLDEVVREFPIMLNRAPTLHRLGIQAFEPILIEGKAIQLHPLVCTAFNADFDGDQMAVHVPLSIEAQAEARILMMSTNNILSPAHGDPIIVPSQDIVLGIYYMTREKPFAKGENRIFSSREEVRCAFDAGEADLHARVHVRIGKERVQTTVGRVILSEILPEGIPFSAVNRVMNKKVLAQLIDMCYRTAGVKATVILADRLKDLGYAFATRSGISISIKDMTIPGRKSEILDQAFELVKEIDRQYNEGLITEGEKYNKAVDIWAKATEDVAAEMMKEIATEDVKDTEGKTKQIEAFNSIYMMADSGARGSKDQMRQLAGMRGLMAKPSGEIIETPITANFREGLTVLQYFISTHGARKGLADTALKTANSGYLTRRLVDVSQDVIVSEHDCGTMDGIEVEALLEAGEVIQRLGDRILGRVTQEDVVDPVTGEVLVEAGVEIDERKVQIIEDAGVEKVPIRSALTCRSERGICAMCYGRDLAQGKLAQIGEAVGIIAAQSIGEPGTQLTMRTFHIGGTASKSIERTSITNRYPGTVRFLNLNTVRNREGDLVAMNRNGEIVIMSESGRERERYVINYGAKLKVQDGQTTESGSLLAEWDPFTTPILTDVAGTVKFGDIVEGQTMQEKLDPVTGKSSKVVVEYRDTDVRPRISIKDEKGKTARVGEGGYARYFMPLGAILMVNEGDEIFPGDVLARIPRETTKTKDITGGLPRVAELFEVRKPKENAVITEIDGVISFGKDTKGKRKVTVTPDVGDPRDYLIPKGKHISVHEGDYVRAGEPLMDGSPNPHDILSVLGEKEVAKYLVDEVQQVYRLQGVKINDKHIEVIVRQMLKRVRITDRGDSEFLEGEHVEKQLFEEVNSALIAEEKRPAAAEPLLLGITKASLSTQSFISAASFQETTKVLTDAATAGKVDYLLGLKENVIMGRLIPAGTGMRAYREVRK
- the rplB gene encoding 50S ribosomal protein L2 translates to MGIRKVNPTSPGRRFQTHATFDEITCTQPEKSLLQPLKKSGGRNNTGRVTAWHRGGGHKRQYRIIDFKRNKENIPAKVASIEYDPNRSANIALLHYADGEKRYILAPVGLTVGDTVLAGPEADIKPGNCLRLANIPLGTILHNIELRPGKGGQLARSAGSSTQLIAKEGKNAILRLPSSEMRMVPLECKASIGQVGNIDHENLSLGKAGRKRWQGKRPHVRGVAMNPVDHPMGGGEGRSSGGRHPCTPWGIPTKGYRTRKSKHSDKLIVHRRK
- the rpsS gene encoding 30S ribosomal protein S19, whose protein sequence is MPRSLKKGPFVDGHLFDKVSKAKDTGDRKVIKTWSRRSTILPEFVGITLAVHNGKKFIPVFISENMVGHKLGEFAPTRTFYGHAGDKKSKVKGKK
- the rpsL gene encoding 30S ribosomal protein S12, with amino-acid sequence MPTINQLVRKGREEIKKKSTTPALQNCPQKRGVCVRVYTTTPKKPNSALRKIARVRLTNGIEVTSYIPGIGHNLQEHSVVLIRGGRVKDLPGVRYHIIRGTLDALGVANRKQGRSKYGAKKPK
- the rpsJ gene encoding 30S ribosomal protein S10; its protein translation is MTNQRIRIRLKAYDHKLLDQSTNEIVMTAKKTGARVAGPIPLPTKIHKYTVLRSPHVDKKSREQFEIRVHKRLIDILEPTQQTVDSLMKLDLSAGVDVEIKL
- the rplP gene encoding 50S ribosomal protein L16; amino-acid sequence: MLAPKRVKFRKQQKGRMKGTAFRGSDISFGDFGLKALGCGYLTSRQIEAARIAITRHVKRGGKVWIRIFPDKPFTKKPAETRMGKGKGSPEGWVAVIKPGRILYEIKGVPESVAREALSLASHKLPIPLRFVSRQDIL
- the rplN gene encoding 50S ribosomal protein L14 → MIQTETQLNAADNSGAKRLYCIKVLGGTRKRYATVGDIIVVSVQEAIPNAKVKKGDVLKAVVVRTKKEVRRPDGSYIKFDDNSAVLINPAKEPIGTRIFGPVARELRAKQFMKIISLAPEVL
- a CDS encoding 50S ribosomal protein L23 — protein: MNHKSYQILKRPLVTEKSTIEKEDRNKLYFEVDRRANKIEIKEAVEQIFKVNVLDVTTITMKGKKKRVGRFFTKRPDWKKALVTIKAGQRVEFFEGV
- the rpsG gene encoding 30S ribosomal protein S7 produces the protein MPRRREVPKRYVLPDPKYNSKLAAKFINNVMLKGKKSVAENIFYGALDLIEQRSKQDPLELFNKALDNVRPIIEVKSRRVGGATYQVPVEVRHERRDALAMRWIINYANQRSEKTMVQRLAGELQDAAQGRGGSVKKREDTHRMAEANKAFAHYRW
- the tuf gene encoding elongation factor Tu gives rise to the protein MAKKKFERTKPHVNVGTIGHIDHGKTTLTAAITKQLAKRGKADFVPFDQIDKAPEERERGITIATAHVEYETDKRHYAHVDCPGHADYIKNMITGAAQMDGAILVVAADDGPMPQTREHILLSRQVGVPYIVVFLNKVDMVDDPELIELVELELRELLSKYGFPGDDIPIIPGSALKALEAESPDDPNAKCIFDLMDAIDAYIPDPVRDVDKPFLMPIEDVFSISGRGTVVTGRVERGVIKVGEEVEIVGFKPTFKTVCTGVEMFRKTLDMGQAGDNIGVLMRGTKRDEVERGQVVAKPGSITPHTKFKAEVYVLKKEEGGRHTPFFPGYRPQFYFRTTDVTGIMTLPEGVEMVMPGDNISTEVALITPVALEKELRFAIREGGRTVGAGVITEIIE